From the genome of Sphingobacterium kitahiroshimense, one region includes:
- a CDS encoding GNAT family N-acetyltransferase produces the protein MIRKATQSDIIQASKVLEEVKMDMLREGVDQWDQEYPNEVVLTQDIDKEQAFIYEEQGELVAYMALNEKCDEEYNDLNWNTSIPFLVIHRLYVKPAAQGKGISSKMIRYAEEYAVEHKYQSIRFDAFSLNETANTVYLKKGYHLVGTVNFRKGVFNCYEKAI, from the coding sequence ATGATTAGAAAAGCAACTCAAAGCGATATTATTCAAGCGTCAAAGGTGCTGGAGGAGGTAAAGATGGATATGTTGCGTGAAGGTGTTGACCAGTGGGATCAAGAATATCCTAATGAGGTGGTACTTACACAGGATATTGATAAGGAGCAGGCATTTATTTATGAAGAGCAGGGAGAGCTAGTCGCGTATATGGCTTTAAATGAAAAATGTGATGAAGAATATAATGACTTAAATTGGAATACCAGTATTCCCTTTCTTGTGATTCATCGTCTATATGTAAAACCAGCTGCTCAAGGAAAAGGAATTTCTAGTAAAATGATCAGATATGCAGAAGAATATGCTGTTGAACACAAATACCAGTCCATCCGTTTTGATGCTTTTTCATTAAATGAAACAGCCAATACCGTTTATTTAAAAAAAGGATATCATCTGGTGGGAACTGTTAATTTTCGAAAAGGAGTCTTCAATTGTTATGAAAAGGCGATTTAG
- a CDS encoding TCR/Tet family MFS transporter, whose protein sequence is MRKTDKKAAIGFIFITLLIDITGWGIILPVVPKLIGEFIHSDLSEAAKYGGWLGFAYAITQFIFAPIVGNLSDQYGRRPILLISLFGFAVDYMLLAFAPSMGWLFFGRIIAGLTGASISTASAYIADISTDEDRTKNFGLIGAAFGLGFILGPVTGGLLGYYGTRVPFYAAALLCMVNFLYGLFVLPESLEKDKRRSFDWKRANPIGTFNFLRKQSKISNLIFALILVYIALHAVQSNWHFFTMYKFNWTERVVGLSLGLLGLLTGLVQGLLIRWTTPKLGEHKSIYFGLLLYALGLMLFAFTNEGWMMFIFLLPYALGGICGPALQSLISKNVSSNEQGELQGALTSLMSATSIIGPPIMTNLFYYFTHDKAPFKFSGAPFFLASILMSVSAIIIYFAFRRKNKQ, encoded by the coding sequence ATGAGAAAAACAGATAAAAAAGCGGCCATAGGATTTATATTTATCACATTGTTGATTGATATTACAGGTTGGGGAATTATACTCCCAGTAGTTCCAAAACTCATTGGAGAATTTATCCATAGTGACCTTAGTGAAGCCGCCAAATATGGTGGATGGCTCGGGTTTGCGTATGCTATCACCCAATTTATATTTGCGCCTATAGTGGGAAATCTAAGTGATCAATATGGAAGGCGCCCAATCCTTTTAATTTCTCTTTTTGGATTTGCAGTTGACTATATGCTGTTAGCATTTGCACCATCCATGGGTTGGTTATTTTTTGGAAGAATCATTGCTGGCCTTACCGGGGCAAGTATTTCCACAGCTAGTGCGTATATTGCAGATATATCCACCGATGAAGATAGAACGAAAAATTTCGGCCTAATCGGAGCTGCTTTTGGGTTGGGATTTATTTTAGGACCGGTAACTGGCGGTTTACTTGGGTATTATGGAACTCGAGTTCCCTTTTATGCAGCAGCTCTGCTGTGTATGGTGAATTTTCTTTATGGGTTATTTGTACTACCAGAAAGTTTAGAAAAAGATAAGCGTCGTTCATTTGACTGGAAACGTGCTAATCCCATCGGTACATTTAATTTTTTGAGAAAACAGTCAAAGATATCAAATCTTATTTTTGCTTTAATTCTGGTCTACATCGCTCTTCATGCTGTACAGAGTAACTGGCATTTTTTTACCATGTATAAATTTAATTGGACAGAGCGAGTTGTAGGTCTATCACTAGGTTTACTGGGTTTATTGACCGGATTAGTACAAGGACTCTTAATAAGATGGACCACACCTAAATTAGGAGAACATAAAAGTATCTATTTTGGGTTGTTATTATATGCATTGGGTTTAATGTTATTTGCATTTACTAATGAAGGATGGATGATGTTTATTTTCCTCTTACCCTATGCTTTAGGGGGGATATGCGGACCAGCACTGCAATCACTAATCAGTAAAAATGTTTCTTCAAATGAACAGGGTGAGCTTCAAGGGGCATTAACCAGTCTAATGAGTGCGACTTCTATAATAGGTCCTCCGATTATGACAAACCTATTCTATTATTTTACACATGATAAAGCACCATTTAAATTTTCTGGAGCACCATTTTTTTTAGCTTCCATATTAATGTCAGTTAGTGCAATTATTATTTATTTTGCTTTTCGACGAAAAAACAAACAGTAA
- a CDS encoding NADPH-dependent FMN reductase gives MKNIFVINGSASSYSSNQKLIALIVDLTKDTLNIKVFNDLKTLPHFDPKLSIENTPEEILKFRKEIEIAEGVLICTPEYVFSIPSGLKNVIEWCVSTTVFSGKPLGIITASAHGEKGHVELQLIMETLMANFTTETTLLISGIKGKINEKGHLADSKTNIALLNFVDAFKKLMS, from the coding sequence ATGAAAAATATTTTTGTAATAAATGGTAGTGCGAGTAGCTATTCCTCAAATCAAAAGCTTATAGCTTTAATCGTTGACCTTACAAAGGATACTCTAAATATCAAAGTTTTTAATGATCTTAAAACTCTTCCACATTTTGATCCTAAACTTTCTATCGAAAATACACCAGAAGAAATCTTAAAGTTTAGAAAAGAAATTGAAATTGCTGAAGGGGTTTTAATCTGTACACCCGAGTATGTTTTCAGTATTCCCAGCGGACTCAAAAATGTGATCGAATGGTGTGTGTCAACAACTGTATTTTCTGGCAAACCGTTGGGGATAATAACAGCATCAGCTCATGGAGAAAAAGGACATGTAGAATTGCAGCTAATTATGGAAACTTTAATGGCAAATTTCACCACAGAGACTACACTTTTAATTTCTGGAATAAAAGGGAAAATAAATGAAAAAGGGCATTTAGCGGATTCTAAAACAAATATTGCGCTATTAAATTTTGTAGATGCCTTTAAAAAACTGATGTCATAG
- a CDS encoding nuclear transport factor 2 family protein codes for MAAGKPEVANPKKAVVNLSTADLAIDHYVAVMTAGQSAGVEQLFTSDFKQKVQASEDKTNSRSEVVSFLKKQKGEQLNCKISTTILQESVEYMIAKVTMEFENFTKTDLVTLVNEGGNWKYHNPSTRISNLLFNHIFS; via the coding sequence ATGGCAGCAGGCAAACCAGAGGTAGCAAACCCTAAAAAAGCTGTAGTTAATTTATCTACAGCAGATCTAGCTATTGATCATTACGTTGCGGTTATGACAGCAGGTCAATCGGCAGGAGTGGAGCAGTTGTTTACATCAGATTTCAAACAGAAAGTACAGGCATCGGAAGATAAGACCAATAGCCGTTCAGAAGTTGTTTCCTTTTTGAAAAAGCAAAAAGGAGAGCAGCTCAACTGTAAAATTAGTACCACCATCTTACAGGAGTCAGTTGAATATATGATTGCCAAAGTAACCATGGAGTTTGAAAACTTTACCAAAACCGATCTCGTGACATTAGTCAATGAAGGCGGTAACTGGAAGTATCACAATCCATCAACTCGTATAAGTAATTTACTGTTTAATCATATATTTAGTTAA
- a CDS encoding helix-turn-helix domain-containing protein, with translation MALFITLDNVYKLYDLDPSEKTEGIIILSQQNDPNKKYTNHSRLFDGLLLGFMIKGSMKSQIHFLEYEINEGDIAVLQPQLMIETKSLSEHAEIITIGLSLDFITEFPILREFVMNEQIRWQPIIRFQPDEIKLQYDLLTLIQNFYHKKASSNKTQMLRHLVLVLINMISEVYSNLPHSKSVVKSRTHEIIDDFYLLISKYANQHRSVAFYAEKLHLTPQYLSTFLKQKTGKSALQWIDHLTILHAKTLLKSSSLSIKEISNELHFEETSVFCRYFKRAVGVSPKTYRNV, from the coding sequence ATGGCTCTATTTATAACTTTGGATAATGTCTATAAATTATATGATCTCGATCCTTCGGAAAAGACGGAAGGGATAATAATTCTTAGTCAGCAAAACGACCCAAATAAGAAATACACAAATCATAGTCGTCTGTTTGATGGTTTATTATTGGGATTTATGATAAAAGGATCCATGAAATCGCAAATCCATTTTCTTGAATATGAAATAAACGAGGGTGACATTGCTGTTTTACAACCGCAATTGATGATCGAAACAAAGTCATTGAGTGAACATGCAGAAATAATAACAATTGGGCTTTCATTAGATTTTATTACAGAATTTCCCATTTTACGCGAGTTTGTCATGAATGAGCAAATTAGATGGCAACCTATTATCCGATTTCAACCTGATGAAATAAAGCTCCAATATGATTTACTGACACTTATACAAAATTTCTACCACAAGAAAGCGAGTTCCAATAAGACACAAATGCTAAGGCATCTTGTTCTAGTTTTAATAAATATGATTTCTGAAGTATATTCTAATTTACCTCATAGCAAAAGCGTAGTAAAGAGCCGCACACATGAGATCATAGATGATTTTTATCTTCTTATATCTAAATACGCTAACCAGCATAGAAGCGTTGCATTTTATGCTGAAAAACTTCATTTAACACCGCAATATCTTTCTACTTTTCTAAAACAGAAAACCGGTAAATCTGCCTTACAATGGATTGATCATCTGACCATTCTACATGCTAAAACATTACTTAAATCCTCTAGTCTATCCATTAAAGAAATAAGCAATGAGCTTCATTTCGAAGAAACAAGTGTTTTTTGCAGATATTTTAAAAGAGCAGTAGGGGTATCTCCCAAAACTTACAGAAACGTATAA